A region of the Pempheris klunzingeri isolate RE-2024b chromosome 6, fPemKlu1.hap1, whole genome shotgun sequence genome:
GATGAATTCAACTACTGCAGTTGAAATCTTCATTTCCCAGTATCGATCACAAGACGTGTATGGTGTAaccacaaaacattttggacTTAAGCATGAACCATAATAATTCTAGACAAAACTTAAACATACAATAATCTGCTGTGCATACAGTGATTTTGCAAATCATGGGCTTGACGGACTACAGCATTTGTCTTACAAATGACcatgttcatgtatttttccaTCTTACACCTGCTGTTGTATCTATTGCTGCAGTTGCTTCACTTACTCTCTATTTTGCTTGCTAAATTGTTAATTGTTACTCTTACTTTGGATGAAGTAACATGGCGCAAATTATAATTATGTGCACATTGACCACATTGGCAGTGAAGAGACCAAGGAATGATGACTGCAAATAAtggaatatatatttaataatttcagGTCTTagcaaaatataattttctgtTATTCACATAGTTGACTGATTCAAGGCAAAGAAGACAGTTAAAACATGTTATGTCAAATTTATCTCacagttatttttattgtatatttagCCATACCTTTGTTACATAGCCTATAGTGATATTTGGATCCAATCCAGGGAGGTGAATCGGCTTTGACAcatatatacaatacaatattttCTAAACTAGACTATACACTTACTATAAACATAGATCACTCTTATTTCTATTCAAAATATTTCTACAGCCATGATAAATTGTTTTCATTCTTAATAATTTCTGTTGAGGCATCATAATAGGCTCATTTGTTAAGAATGCACTAGTCACATGTTACATTTCCCCTCTATGTCCTTACATAAGTATGTTACATTTCTCTGTCAATGATTTATAAgtacataaaaaacaaactctttCTTCACATCTTGTCCAAACAGTATAGTTTAAAGATTCCGTGTTACAAGTAACCTATGTTGTTGTTCTTTGTTGTAATTACAGATGTCAAGGTAATGGCTGCTAATGAGTGCTGGTGTATTCACAGCATGATTTGTTCCACTTGTATTTGCAAACCACCAAAGTCAGGAGGTAATTGTTAACTCTTCACATACAGAAAATACACATAGAGTATAGTTAAGTGATTGAAACTGTACAGTATCCTCAAATGCAATTAAGTAATCCATAGCTTTTTATGGAAATTAAACATAGTACCACCTTCAAATTATTGCTATTGTATCTATTTGTTTAATAGTACTTTTATTCAATCTGGTTTGAAGTAATAATGGctctatatttgttttatttttgtgtaaaGTAGTAGTGCTGTCAGAgcagttatttgttttttgacagAAATGGGGACAGAACGCACTGAGAAAGATCAGCCACTTGTGCATCCGTCAACATGCATTGATTCCAACTGGTTTATCAGTAACTTCTTATACTCCGTAGCAAACTAACAAGAAGTGATTGGCTGTTTGGAGGAAGGTGGGATGGTGGTGCGTGTGGTGTCATAGGGTTtctgatggtgtttttttttgtgtgtgagtgcgtatatatgtgtgtgtgtacggggGGGCTTTTCAGTGTGTATGGTTTGTTGTAGTGTGAACTCCTGACTGGTGAAATGAAATTGTCTCATTCAACTGTAGCTACAGCTCCTTTGTACTATGATAGCTGAGGCAAACATATTGCTTTTCTCTGATGAAAGTCATTGGAAGTTCACTGGGCCGGATCCTATTTTCATCCTGACATAAAGGTAAGCTTCCTGCCTTTTTAAGTAGATTTTAGTTTGCAAGTGTTGTGTACGTCAACATTCAGGATAGTGCACAATTTGAACAACATTTTAATCAGCACAGTTTGTTTAGGTACTTATTTTACTGAGTTACAGTCACATGTTGTTGGACAGACATCATGATCTTACTGTCCAAATTGATTATGGACTAAATAAATTGTAGcttaatttaatttaagcaGCTGACGGGAATATAATGAGCCTTTCCTCATCTGTGTAggtgtttatttagtttattttatcttatttagtATGTAGATTAACCCTCTTTTTGAGTAACAAATGACCAGGACTGTTATTTCACAATCAGTGCAAACATTGgtcatgtctgtttttatttgtagcTGTTTGGACCACTAAgtcttcttcatctgttcttttAGCATTTAATGtcacttttctcctcttttatttGCCCCTGTGGATAATTTCTGGCATGTTAAAGActgcagctttctttttttaaatattgcgTTCACTCCCATCTATGTGTGTTATTTGACCACCACATAAAGAAAAACTGCTGATGCATACCTTACATTAATTTTGTGTAAGATGGGAAAATACAATGGGAGATGATTTGACTGTGGATGAGGAGAATGCACAAAGGGAGGGTGTCAGTGTGGAGCTAAAAGCATCGTGCTGAGATGGCTGATTGCTCTCCGGGGAGGTGGATGGGAGGGAAGTTGGGAAGGGAATTCAGACAGATGGGATCGGGTGGATGTTTGCAGACGTTTAGTTTCTTATGTGTGTCTCAGCATTGTCTCCTTTGTTCGGTTTTTGTCTATTGGGAGGACAAATGGAATTACGCATTCagtcaccaacacacacatcgaCTTGCACAAAATACACTTTAAGTAATTGGATGAGGCTCATGCTGGTATTAAATCACATTCACAATCAATTCTTTAATTAATActtgtattttgtatttcattacaGCCCTACTAGTGGGCACTGCTACAGCACTTTGTATTAGTTTTATGCATGTTCCAAACATTATCCTTGTTTGCATTTTGGGTTTTCCACTCATGAATACCATTCCTTTACTGGGAGTGATGCTTgttacaaatacaaaatacactGATACATAAAATCAGAAAATGCATTGATAGTGGGGACCAAATATTCGGCAACCATGTCAGCTCCCACTTTATGTCATATTCCTTGCTGGAGCCAAGATATGAATGCTTATTGTTCATATATTTATCTTCCTCACCTCAGTAACATAAAAAGACAAGGAGCgcattttaaattcaaagaGCGAGAGGGAAAAGAGTGTTGAGATACATTTGAGTCGCTTATCACTTTACAGTCAGGAAATCTTATCTATAACCTTAATATTGCTTTTTGTTGTCTCAGTTTATACATTGGCAGCATTGTTCAGCTTTAGAGGCTTGAAATATTACTGCTAAGCTAGCATAAAGATAATGTGCACTGACACAGGTTATTAATTTGCAGAATCTCCTTTAGTATGAAATTTGTGCTCTGtggagtgtgaatgtgtgtctgagagCAGGGTGGTTCAGGCAGATGTGTTTTAGCTAATACAGTCTGAGAGCAGCTGGGCAGGGCAGGGCTAATAGACCCAATGACatcatccagagagagagagagagagagagagagagagagagagagagagagagcgactgGGAGCATACAAGCGAGCTTGCCTAAGGCAGTGAAAGGAAGCAGGCCAGCTCAGACACAGAGGAGTGGCATGAGAGtgggacagtgtgtgtgcgtgtgtgtgaacgGGAGAGGACCAGACAGCATTCAGTTGACTTTGACAAGGATATAGGGCTCCACCTGGAAGATTTTCTCTCTAGtttgctcctcttcttccattagacctctcccccctccccttcccccttccccctttcccttcCTCATCCTCTGGCAGCTATCCCCCTCTCAGCTCCTGCTTCAGGCGGCTTCTCCGGGCATGCTCCTTAAGCCAAAGTATGGCCGCTTTCGCAACGAGTCTGTGACCTCCTCCGACGACCTGATGCAGAGCTTAGCCATGAGCGGCAAAGTTGTGGCCACACCGGTGGTCCCCTCCTCCACTCCGAgccttcctctgcctcccctgCCTCCTCTGGATCCCAGTGCCAGATCATCCACCTCTGCTGGGGCTACAGCCCTGGCAGACTCCCCTGGCCTGGATGGGGAACATGATGCCACCACTACTTTCTGCATGCTCATCCCTAAGATGCCCCAGTGGAAGTTCTCTAACTCCCTGCTCAGCCGGAGCCCGTCCAACTcaagctccagctccagctctagCAAGGACTCGggcaaggcagcagcagctccttccCAGgcctctgtctccctttcttCATCATCACAGAGGCCCAGTGGTGCCACCTCAGCCAGTGGCCCAGTGGCCAGTCTTGCAGCGGTGCTTAACTCCTGTGACCCTGTTTGTGTCACCCCCTGTTCCCTGCAGGCCATTCGAGGGCAGAGGGCAGTTGCAGTGGCAAACTCTGCCAGTCCGGGGGGGCACAGATTCGGGGCCACAGAGGCAATGGCGAGCCCTGGGGGTTCTAGCAGCTCCAGATCAGGAATGAGCCGCAGGACAAGGGTGGAAGGCATGTGGCTGGGGGGAGAGGACTTCACCCAGAAGGGTAGCTTCATCCACAAACCCTCTCAAGGCTGGCTGCACCCTGACAAGAAGATTGCTGGACCAGGGGCCTCTTATATTGTCAGGGTGAGTCAGTGGGCACATTTTCAAACTGTATACTGATTGTAAAGCAACATTGACTTAACTCAAGACTTGCTTTGAAAGTGTACACAACAAAAAGGCAATAACTTTTGTTCTCCTTGTGCTCATATACTAATTAACTCTTAATCAGTCGACCGCATAATATTGATGAGCCCATTTAAAGGTGTCTCTATCTTCGTGGGAAACAAAAGGACACCACAGTGCCAGGCAGTTTGTTATGCAGCTCATGTGGCGAGGGCTGGGGAATACATAATTTAATCCAGATAGATGGCTTGGTGTGGCTGGAAGGGAGACTGCGTCAGGATAGCACAGAGGCGTCAGGGTGGAGAGATAAACCCTGAAATTATGTGCACAGACTGTAAGGATCATTGTTTTGCAGCACTGTTTACCATAGGCTCCAAGTATCACACTATACTTGAAACAACAGCCATCTGTATTTATAGTGCATGTAGCCTATGTCTGCTTGAGAGCTCCTACTGTAAACTGGCAGTGGTGTTCTTTGTGTGGTCTTGGGATTGTTTACTTTCATGCATTTAATGAAACCATACGATTTTAtccataaaaatgtgatttacaaTCCCTCAGTATAGTAATTCCCAATCTTTATTATTAGTATCATTATAGTGTACCTGAATGGTGTTATATTACTCCTCGCTTTTATTAAAAGTAAGACCAGCCTACATAAAGCAGTGAATGGTTGATTGTCcaaccagagagatgagaataattataaattaaaaaaaggcaatttaGTCTTCTGAGGAGATATTTTTATCATTGTGTACTTGTGATTTGAGTTTATAAAGGGTTACCATCCTAAGCAGACTGCTTGACGTCAATGTCAATGATCTCCCCATAGCGATCCCCCACGCCTGTTCACCTCCGCCCCTCTTGCACTGCTCTTCttccctcttccccctcctcaaACTAATGACATGACTCTTGATTAGCCCGGTCTGGGCCCAGAGCACGATTTGTAATGGCATTATACAGGCACCATTCATTCCTATATTCAATTACATTTAATCACAGTCATTTGCATCATGTGATGTGGAAGAGGATGGTTGGATCGGTATGGGAGGGGTCCAGTGATGAGTCCGTATGAGTTCTCATCATCATGCAAGGCTTTCCAAGATTCATAACAAGTGCTGTTCTAATATTTAATTGATAGGCCATTAATTATTAGACCCAGCTTTAAATAGCCTATTGTTGTCACCTGAAGGTGTACTGAAATAATTTGAGATGACCTGTGCAGGCTACTGTTGAAATGCATTTAAACAGCAGGTAAAGCAGCACTATACTTGCAATTCAGTGGTAAATCTATGCAGGGAGGAGTACTTGCTGCATGTATTAGTGTCAAAGTGACAGTAGATTTCTGCTGCGCTGTGCCATTTTTAATCAGCATAGCCACCATAGCacacagctctctctccctctatttctgtttcagtgcttccctctttctctctctcacccactcacacacagacacgcccacacacatccatacacgGTCACTCCTCCGctaggaaaaacacaaatatgtttcTTAGTATTGGTTTCCTCCTTTATACTTTCCTTTTGTCCACACAGCCATGTCAGGCTCTGTGTCTGGCCTGCATCTGCCATCTTTGACAGCCACAACACTGCAGCAACCATCAAACAAAGCACTACAGCTGCCAAAGCAGCTATCATTTAGAGAGCTATATTAAAACCAGACTGCTATCATTTTATACTGCTTCCCCACAATGTAATTTTTGTTCATATATTGGTGCAGTTTCCAGAAAGGTCCTGCCATGGTGCAATGAGTACATTTAATGGTTGGACGCTCTAAAATCTGCTGTGAACACTGCACCAAAGTATGAAAGTAGAATGCATGTACcgaagtagaaaaaaaaagaatctcaaAGATTGCAGCCACGATGCAACAAAGTTTAAATGGGGCGGCCAGTGTTATTGAATTTCTGTGGAATGCTTCTTGGAAAGCCAGTGTCCCTGTAGTCCTAGGAATAATGGGACCAAACCATAGGAGTGCAGATGGGGTGATAGAAGAGAGGATTCGATGTATCAGCAGATGAGTGTGCGACAATGGAAGCATtggcacagagaggagaagaaaaaagagcGAGACAATTTTCCTGATGGAAGACTTCCCCCAGTCTCCAAATCTGGTTAGAAAGCTcattaaccctccagagtcttggggtaaaatggcagtttttttactacttttcattttacttttgtgtttcccatcaaaactgtttagcttgctttctttgtgtttgtgtctttgacgccgatGGGCGGTCCGAGACTGTGAAGAGTTAACGTCCAAGGCTCAAAGGTTGttcgttctctctctccctctctgtctctccctctttctctctccctctccttctctgccttcctctgccCCTTCTGTTTACTTGTATGGctgctgtgttgtctgtctgctgtctgttgcAGTCACCGACAATCCACAAAACTGCACAAAATATGGGAATATATGACTGAGCCAAACTGCTGAAGGAGAGGACGTAAATTATGTAGCACCAAATTAGTTTCACAAAGAGTTAATAAATCTCACAAGCTAATATATGGCTGAAGAAGTTTACATCACAAAGTTTTGGATGAGAGTAAAGATGAGCTCTTGCATGAAAAGTCTTTACAAGCAGGTGAAACACAGAAGGatcagccactgctgctgcctgtcacaGTCAATAGTTAAGCTCATCACGCTACAGTCATGAATTTGCAAAACAAagtttttgtttatgtgtttttgtcgGACAGATGTTCGTTATATGGATGTTACATAGTGCTGTAGAGATGTTTACCAAATTATGACATCTAAAGCATTTCACAAACATAAAAGTGAAGTCGTAGATTTTACTCACCACTCCCTCTTTTAATGTAAACTGCACAGATATGCAAATAAGAACAGGACATCCTCGTATGCAGTGAttgtatacacaaacacactaacactctTGGCACCCCCCAGAGGAATAAGAAGCTTCAGTTTGTCCATGATTTGGAGCTCTTAGTGCTGCTAATCTAGTCAAGGTACCATTAACACCCCAACCTGACAGCCATTAGGAAGCTGCTCAGCTGGCTGCTACTCGGTGGAGTACACTTTAATGGCCTATATGTGGATGTGAGTCATGATGCATTGATGAAAATGTTCATGCTTTCCAATACAGGATTACAGATGCTATACTCTAGAAGATTTTTAATGCCACTGACATATTTACACTGACATTTTTATAGTTGatatattttaaacatgcaaatcCTTATTTATTATGTAAGTTTAAGTCCTCAGAAAGTGAGTAACTTGGATGGATTTTTAGGTTCAGCGTTTGTTTTTCAAGTGATCCCACATTTTTTAAGATACCTAATCTCTAATTTCTATATAAAACTCTTTTTGAaaactcctttttttctcttttatttctgcACAACAACACTTGACTTGAGAAATCATAGTTATATAGATAGAAGTGTCTGATCTTGACTAAAATCTGTCCACAGCCATATTTtgaagtgtgttttaatgtttctgtttggtttgtttctttctgcAGTACATGGGCTGCATTGAAGTACTGAAGTCAATGCGCTCCCTCGACTTCAACACGCGGACTCAGGTGACAAGGTAAGCTGGTAACCATCTCTATTGGTAGTGGTGAGTCAGGAGAATTTGATCCAAGATGTATAGTATGATATCAAATTGCTACCAGCGTTGTGTCAGTTCTGGGCTGTTACTAGCAAGAATGGTTAGATTTTCATTGTCTTCTGATTATATGAataatccttaattttgaattcttgaatcactGGGTTTCTCTTAATTgcagagtttggtcttgacttGTTTTACATGAAAAGTGTAATGAGATTATGCTTGTTATGAactggcactatataaataaagatttattaattgattgattgatcactTGATGATACTTTCACAACATACTTGATGGAGTCATGCCTGTAGCTTGTCGTTTAAAACAGCTAACTTTAAGTGATCGTTcttgtttgactgacagcaacgtcattttaaaaattctaGTATTTAATTTCACCAAACCTTGCTCAACCAGTTGCAGTGTAATGTCaatacaggtaaaaaaaatgtgactCAAAACTGAACTCACAAGGTTTTGTGCAATGGCAGCAATATAGTGTTGTGTGTCCAAGTTAAGAAAAATCaaaactactgtgtgtgtgcagagtggcATGACAGGTCATAATATATTTCTGTGTGAAACTGCGCCTCAGGGTCTCAGTATGTCTGTGCcgttgttattgttattgttataaaAGCGGGGTTCTATGCAATCCTCGTCCTCATGGGAGAAGTGCACTGCctctccaccccctccctccccgtctctcaccctgctctctctcctccacaatCGATCGGCTGTAATCGGAGCCCACCGTGCATCCAAGGCTTAAGTGCAgggggaggaggcagcagcagagatggagtGATAGAGAGGGAGATCTATTATTGATGATGTTTGCTAATGACTGTGGAAAGCTGCAGTGGTCCCCACGAACGCACCCTGCTGGATAATGTCTGCGGTTGTAACTTcttgagaaggaggaggggggagagcagagttcaaaacaaagcagcaaaacaaaacattagcAAAGGGAGAAACCATGCCGAGCATACCTAAGCTGACTACACCAGGTTGTGTTGTAGTATGACCGATCGCATGACATTGGTGTAGTCATGtttcaagttttgtttttgcattccTGCAGTTGTTCACGATATAGTCGAACCAGTGCGTTTGCCCTTGGGCAGCAAGCGTGAGGTAGTTTATCAAAGGCGGCTTTAAAACAGACTTCCAAATTTTCCAGTGATGCTAATGACATGAGACCTGGGTCTCCTTTGGGGATGTGGGACAGGCCATCTGTCCCTAAAGGCCAAAAGTCCATGATTGATTGCCTTAACCAATCTAAAAACGTAACACAATATTTCACTCCAGTATGCTAATTTTTGCTGAATCCCATTCAGAAGCAACATTTTAAAGACAGAGCCTCTATTATGCAGCCAGAGCTGTCTTTTTCACATTGCTGACTGGTACACAAGTTAATTTAGTCCTGGAACACCGCAACAAAACATTCAGTGATTCAGAATTTCAAAAATGTACTTTAGCACCTAGATTTGAAGGGGGTTCATTTTCCCAACAGAACTCTCTGTGTCAGGGTGTTAAACAGCAACACCAGTGATAATGAGGTCCAGCATTTTATTGTAGAGAAGATACCGTGGctgcagacaaaaacaacaacagcccatctttctcctcctcctccctctgccctctcATCAGCATGAGTCATCCGAACATTGTGGTGTTTTTCAAAAATCCCTGAGAAGACCTTTACTCGAGATGGGGCCCGGGACgctgctttttaaatatttacgAGCCACTTGATAGGGGCAGCTGGGTTCTTGACTGCTGTCCCCGCTGTCCCCTGGCAGTGAGAGCGCGAGCTTCAGCCTCAAATCCACATTATGCCTCAGTCCTGCCATCTGACACACAGGGGACAGGAGCTTTAAACGCCCATTAGGCAGCCATTCCCAGGAGTTATAGTAGCTTCACTGCAAAGTGGCAACAAATCTGCAGTGAGAATTGCCCtgtggaaaataaatgtgaataatgATGCCCTAAAGCCGTAGAAGATGTGAAACTGCACAGACCCCAGACACTTATTTGTCTCACATTATAGTGTTTCCTCTCCCCTCATCCGAGTTTGATAAACAACCACTGTCGTTGATGGTGATTCTTTGTAAGGTACTTAAACCAGTGGTAAGAACTAGTTTAGTATTTATGAACAGAGCTGCTGGAAACCTTTTCTTGACCTTTGAACTGTGATGggtctgtgacctctgacctcagactgagggaggaaacacaaagcTTCTGTTCATGTTTAACCTCAGGATTTTCCACTACTGTGATGCAGGAGTTTTTTGTGGCCCTGAACAGTTTTAATGTCAGCTACTCCTCACATTGTTGTCACTGGATTGTTAATATTTGGGTGCACAGTTAACAGGAATCCATGTGATTTTGAGATAACATGCATGTCCTGGTAGCCATTTGATCAGTGGCCAGTATGCCCCACCATagcctgacctttgacctttcttCATTCCCCTAATTAGGGAAGCCATCAACAGGCTATGTGAAGCTGTGCCTGGCGGAAAGGGAGCTTGGAGGAAGAAGGTTAATAGTAAACTTTAATCCTACTGTGCATGTTTCATTATGCTATTATTGATAAATACTAAATTGTTGTATTAATGCTAGAGAGCTAAAGATGGGTTGAATTTGAATTTACCACACAGGGAAATACAGTAGTTTTAGGAGACTTAACTAGGAAAGTCAGTTTCACACACATGACGCTCTGAGTTTTGCTGATGAACACATTCATCTGTTTCTTGAAGTATTCTGTATTTTGCCTctcaaaacaaatacagtaaaaactGGATGTAGTTTATGTTTCCTGAATGCAAGTTGCTTTTTAATCTTATAGGCCCTGAACAAGGCTCTCCAGTCCATTATGGGGAAGAGTAACCTGCGATTTGCAGGCATGGGTATTGCAGTCAATATTTCCATAGATGGCCTTGGTCTGCTTATCCCCACCACACGCCAGGTATGATGCTAAACTCCCATATGTTCTTCTTCACAAAGATTAGACTGATATTTCTGTTGTCTTCTTGTCCATTTGTGTTGTCTATATCCTCATTTGTCATTAATTATGAAATGTCAAAGTAGAATACTGACAAATCATTGCCCCTGTTTTATCTACTTGTCTCTTTCAGGTGATAGCACACCATCCCATGCAGTCTATCTCATTCGCCTCTGGGGGAGACACTGTGAGTGCAGCGCTTCACTGCTTCACTTTACGTTGTTGCTGGAATGGACATTTTGGCAGGCTGCACATATCTGAGTGGATTCCATCTTACGGGTTTCCAATCTCATGACTGAAGAATCAATGAGGACTTTAATTTAGTTATATATGTCTAATTGGTCTGGTCTAATTTAATTTCTCCTCCTGCCTGTTGCAGGACACGCCTGATTATGTTGCGTACGTGGCTAAAGACCCAGTGAATCAGAGAGGTATGTCCATCTGCTTGTGTAACCATGTATATGCAATATTAGATTATTTCCTCAACATGGATTACTCAAAAGGAAGCTCACCtctatgtgtttttttcatgccaccatttatttttgttatacaCTAAAGCATATCCACCATTTAGAAACAAAATAATTCTTCTGAAGTTACATGAAAGTTCGCCTTACTATATCATCTACTACAGGCCTTAGTTTAGAATATAAAATACTAACATTTTTGAGCCAgataggaaaaaaataaaaataaaattaccatGTAGTGCTTTGAAAAGGAATGCTTGAAACTGTTATTATAAGTCAATACTGGGCCATGATCTTACTTCTAAAAGTATGTGGcagctggaaaaagaaaactttttctcttttctgtctccctcagcATGTCACATCCTGGAGTGCTCAGATGGTTTAGCCCAGAGTGTCATCAGTACCATCGGCCAAGCCTTTGAACTGCAGTTCAAACAGTATCTACATAGTCCTCCCAAAACCATGGCGTCAATCGAGAGGTAAGAGGCCAAAATGATGACTTTTATGAAAAGAAGAACAGCCTTTAAAGACTTTTTGTCTCTATCCTCCAGATTTGTAGCGTCTATGGTGTAGTGACACAAgaataaataattgattttcagTATAGTTCTAAAACAACAGGCACCATTGTGCTAAGAAATAACTGTATGTAGTATCTCTCTACAGCAAAAGCAGTACAAAAGAACACTAATATAATTTAGAGAAcgtaaaaaaatgttttaagaaGACTGACACCCAGAGGAAGTGAAGGTGGTATTTGTTTACTAACTTGGCACAGACACTCATACTTACTTTGACAGAAATACTGCGCAGGCATCTTGCATAAAAGAGCTTGGTTGCATTTTTCCCCACAAAAAACCTGATCTACTGTACAACTCTCAGatttctttgttatttattaCAAGGAGACATGATATTTTGCTCTTGTGTTACCTCAGAATCCATCTTATAATATTGAACCTCACAGATCTTCTCTTTTGACCAAACCTGAGGCGTTGCAGTGATGTCGCTGCAGACACAGGAGGCACTTCAGACTTAGTCTTTTCTATTCTGGTTTCAAATGAACGCCTGGTGATCTATATAAATCTCCAGCAGATGTATATAGATCACTTTTGGATGTGGATGTGCCATTTGATCGGGCTGAATCCATTTCAGAGCCCAGATGTCCTTATCgttattattactattgatATCACTATAAAAAGAGGTGATCATTAACATAGGCTAATCATTGTTTAGATTATAGACCTCGTGGCATTGATTTTGTAGTAATAGTATTTGTAGTAATAGTACTGTTCATCGTATGTATTTAGACATTTAGCTCCAGTGTTGGACGGCCATTCACTTGTGTACGAACGCTCTTCTCCAGGTCCGTCAGGACAGAGGAGCCGATGTGGGGGGAGGATGAGGACTCATCTGAGCATGATTATTACAACAGCATCCCAGGGAAGGTGCCTCCTGTTGGAGGAGTGGTGGACTCCAGGCTCAGGCCCAGTGGAGCCCTGCTGGGTCACATCCACACCCAACCACAGAGCAAGACGGCAGCACAGGTGAGTGAGGAAAGGTCAGGTTATGGATTCTGGATGGTAGCCCTAGCTGtgaagtattttattttattttttttgttcacacTAATCATCACCAGCATTGTCATTACTGCCAAATATGCGTGAGATACAACCTTAGCATCTAATATTATCGCAAAATTGAGGCTACATCTGGTCATTATCAAATAGTGCATGATTAACCTTCACCGGACAATGACTCTTTGATATCTCCCTCATAAACTGGTTACTGGTATGTTCCAGCTCCTTCCCCGTATTGTTTACATGGAATTAAACAGTAAGAGCATTAAACTATACTCCATAACTGTCTTCCTGATGTGCCTGCACCATAATTGCCATGGACTGATATGATTACA
Encoded here:
- the shc2 gene encoding SHC-transforming protein 2 is translated as MLLKPKYGRFRNESVTSSDDLMQSLAMSGKVVATPVVPSSTPSLPLPPLPPLDPSARSSTSAGATALADSPGLDGEHDATTTFCMLIPKMPQWKFSNSLLSRSPSNSSSSSSSSKDSGKAAAAPSQASVSLSSSSQRPSGATSASGPVASLAAVLNSCDPVCVTPCSLQAIRGQRAVAVANSASPGGHRFGATEAMASPGGSSSSRSGMSRRTRVEGMWLGGEDFTQKGSFIHKPSQGWLHPDKKIAGPGASYIVRYMGCIEVLKSMRSLDFNTRTQVTREAINRLCEAVPGGKGAWRKKALNKALQSIMGKSNLRFAGMGIAVNISIDGLGLLIPTTRQVIAHHPMQSISFASGGDTDTPDYVAYVAKDPVNQRACHILECSDGLAQSVISTIGQAFELQFKQYLHSPPKTMASIERSVRTEEPMWGEDEDSSEHDYYNSIPGKVPPVGGVVDSRLRPSGALLGHIHTQPQSKTAAQMGSPAKREQASYPPGQLCYELHWDTETTSSSDGYLCADGQPPGSRDYEEHQYVNTQSLENLDSLAQGSDGYRGVRGPDSPKKDLFDMRPFEDALKLHEACGGAVGGGVRVLEDQWPSPPRRRAPVAPNEEQLRRETWYHSRMSRRDAERLLVRDGDFLVRESTTNPGQYVLTGMHCGLPKHLLLVDPEGVVRTKDMLFESISHLIAYHLKNELPIVAAESELHLKQVVRRKP